The DNA segment CCACACACCAACTGGGCACCCTGCTCCAGACCTTTTGCAACGTAATACGCCACAGTGTCAGACTGGCTGCGGTCGATCAGTGCCCCCATTGCGGTATTCGGGTCCTGGGGGTGGCCGGGTTTGAAGTGCCGGGCGGCTTTGCGTACCTTTTCGGTAAACACCTCAGCGATACGCTTTTCCACCAGCAGGCGCGAGCCGGCGGTGCAGGTTTCGCCCTGGTTGTAGAAGATGGCCATTGCCGCCGCTTCGGCGGCCCTGTCCAGATCCGCATCGGCAAAAACGATATTGGGGCTTTTGCCTCCCAGTTCCAGAAAAGTGCGTTTCAGATTCGATTGGCCGGCGTACCCGGTGAGGGTCTTGCCCACCGCGGTGGAGCCGGTAAACGTGAGACAGTCGATATCCATGTGCAGGCCCAGTGCCTTGCCCAGGCTGCTGCCCGGCCCCGGCAGTACATTCAGCACGCCGTCCGGCAGCCCCGCTGCCCTGGCCAGCCCGGCCAGTTTGATGGCGGTGAGCGGGGTACTGGAGGCGGGTTTCAAGATCACGCTATTGCCGGTGGCCAGTGCCGGGCCCAGCTTCCAGGCGGTAGTGGACAGGGGGAAGTTCCAGGGCACAATTGCCGCCACCACCCCCAGGGGCATACGGGTAATCAGGCCCAGCGCACCGGGGCCTGTGGGTGCCACCTCGTCGTAGAGCTTGTCGATGGCTTCGCCACTCCAGCGGATAGTGGTGGCCGCGCCGGGGACATCCACTGCCATGGCATCAGCAATGGGTTTACCGGCATCCAGGCTTTCCAGCAGGGCAATTTCCACCCGGTGCGCCTCGATCAGTTCGGCGAAGCGCACCAGCACTTTCTTGCGTTCTGTAGGCGGCATTGTCGACCAGGTACCGGATTCAAAAGTCTCGCGCGCCACATGTACCGCCAGATCCGCGTCCTCGGGACCACAGCAGGCAATCTGTGCCAGTGCCTCGCCATTGGCGGGATTGTGGGTTGTGCGGGTGTTACCGGAGAGGGCATCGACATAGCGGCCATTGATAAACGCGCGCCCCTCGATTTTCACAGAGGTCGCCAGGGCCTGCCATTCCTGAAGGTTTTGGGGCTTGGTATTTTGCACTGACACAGTACACCTTGCTTTTTGCTTGGGTTGGAATTTGTCCGGGTTATATCGAAAATGTGATCACAAATCAAAGGGCATCTGCTGGCAGACACCCCCGGGGTTCAGGCCACGCGGGTTTCCACCTGCAGCCAGTTCTCCTGCAACTGCATGGTGATCCTGTCACCGCGATGCAGCGCACCAACCCCCGACGGGGTGCCGGTCAACACCACATCGCCGGGCTCCAGGGTAAAGTGGCTGCTGATGTAGGCCACCAGGTCGGGAATCGGTGTGAGCATTTGCCGGGTCAGACCGCGCTGGCGCAGCTCGCCGTTCAGCCAGAGCGCGTAGTTGAGTGCATCCCAGTCCGGTAGCGAGTCCAGCCGGACAAAGGGAGACAGGGGGCAGGAGTGATCAAACCCCTTGGCCTTCTCCCAGGGATGCCCGGCCTTCTTCAACTGCGCCTGCAGTGTGCGCAGTGTCAAATCCAGCCCCAGCCCCAGCCCCGCCACCGCCGCAGGGAACTCATCGGTATTGGCACCGCACAGCCGCTTGCCGATCAGCAGCGCCAGTTCCCCTTCAAAATGA comes from the Microbulbifer sp. MI-G genome and includes:
- a CDS encoding aldehyde dehydrogenase yields the protein MQNTKPQNLQEWQALATSVKIEGRAFINGRYVDALSGNTRTTHNPANGEALAQIACCGPEDADLAVHVARETFESGTWSTMPPTERKKVLVRFAELIEAHRVEIALLESLDAGKPIADAMAVDVPGAATTIRWSGEAIDKLYDEVAPTGPGALGLITRMPLGVVAAIVPWNFPLSTTAWKLGPALATGNSVILKPASSTPLTAIKLAGLARAAGLPDGVLNVLPGPGSSLGKALGLHMDIDCLTFTGSTAVGKTLTGYAGQSNLKRTFLELGGKSPNIVFADADLDRAAEAAAMAIFYNQGETCTAGSRLLVEKRIAEVFTEKVRKAARHFKPGHPQDPNTAMGALIDRSQSDTVAYYVAKGLEQGAQLVCGGRPVEAVAGGYYFEPTVFRGVTGDMTIAREEIFGPVLSVMEFESEAEALAIANDSIYGLAAGIWTNNLGRAHRLARDIRAGSVWVNNYFGGDITVPFGGFKQSGNGRDKSLHALDKYCELKSTWIDLG
- a CDS encoding fumarylacetoacetate hydrolase family protein translates to MPFPLGKIVCVGRNYASHAAELNNPVPEEPLLFIKPATAAVDIRQPLHLPEGRGSCHFEGELALLIGKRLCGANTDEFPAAVAGLGLGLDLTLRTLQAQLKKAGHPWEKAKGFDHSCPLSPFVRLDSLPDWDALNYALWLNGELRQRGLTRQMLTPIPDLVAYISSHFTLEPGDVVLTGTPSGVGALHRGDRITMQLQENWLQVETRVA